A single window of Nasonia vitripennis strain AsymCx chromosome 4, Nvit_psr_1.1, whole genome shotgun sequence DNA harbors:
- the LOC107981464 gene encoding uncharacterized protein LOC107981464 produces the protein MSQIKRKTNFYSEETENTILQEMEEGKTLALVARENGIRESTIHGWQDKRAQSGVNAKLVKAKRRLNYASQCRDDKADAASTSPIPGDQPTSASTAKSSLIQEQSTNLWEAEINGLVALYKLKHGDDKYLPKYIANLWHHPRFKNSSV, from the exons ATGTCTCAAATTAAGCGCAAGACGAATTTTTATTCGGAGGAGACTGAGAATACAATTCTCCAGGAAATGGAGGAGGGCAAGACTTTGGCGCTGGTGGCGCGCGAAAACGGCATCAGAGAGTCGACGATCCACGGATGGCAGGACAAGAGAGCACAGTCTGGCGTAAACGCCAAATTAGTAAAGGCCAAAAGAAGGCTGAATTACGCGTCTCAATGCAGAGATGACAAGGCAGACGCTGCATCAACGTCGCCGATTCCAGGCGATCAGCCAACATCAGCCTCAACGGCTAAATCCTCGCTCATCCAGGAACAATCTACAAATC TTTGGGAAGCAGAGATCAACGGGCTTGTTGCCCTTTACAAACTGAAACATGGAGATGACAAGTACCTTCCAAAATACATCGCAAATTTGTGGCACCACCCGCGTTTCAAGAATAGCTCAGTATAA
- the LOC103315770 gene encoding BRCA1-associated RING domain protein 1-like, protein MYRFFSQRKCLFVFDNAEKYKSHAEYDNGIDNFLPADRKRLHVQITSQNQNCGKESLAAAKKNNLEKLEKLLEKSADANVADDDGITLLHYALNNDNLNMHVKPEKLYDFVNTKTTTSGATALQVAVKNGSLDFVRLLLKHNAIRNILNHKCETPLYVSTSESVDRLLYYIEVFFEDVKN, encoded by the exons ATGTACAGGTTCTTTTCCCAAAGAAAATGCCTCTTCGTTTTCGACAATGCAGAGAAATATAAAAGCCATGCCGAATACGACAATGGCATCGATAACTTTTTGCCAGCTGATCGCAAACGATTACACGTTCAAATCACATCCCAAAATCAAAACTGTGGTAAAGAGTCGTTGGCAGCTGCAAAGAAGaacaatttagaaaaattagaaaaattattagaaaaaagtGCGGACGCCAATGTCGCAGATGATGATGGAATAACACTATTGCACTATGCTCTTAACAATGACAATCTTAATATG CATGTCAAACCGGAGAAGTTGTACGACTTTGTTAATACCAAAACCACTACTAGCGGCGCTACAGCACTTCAGGTTGCAGTGAAAAACGGTTCGTTGGATTTTGTTAGATTACTGTTAAAACATAATGCGATTCGTAACATCCTTAACCACAAATGTGAAACACCGCTATATGTGTCTACAAGTGAAAGCGTTGATCGTTTGCTTTATTATATTGAAGTGTTTTTTGAAGACGTTAAGAATTGA